The Triticum aestivum cultivar Chinese Spring chromosome 7B, IWGSC CS RefSeq v2.1, whole genome shotgun sequence genome window below encodes:
- the LOC123160345 gene encoding DEAD-box ATP-dependent RNA helicase 27, whose protein sequence is MSPAAASMGSAERSTESEQTVYDTAAAVETGQEMQEPASQTGVGKQETRRQANTEGLQLGYSVVPSEKRFLVLHAFLKRKQSSKKVMVLFSSRSSVKFHAQLLNFLQIECADIHEKQEQRDRTATFFAFCTAEKGILLCTNVAARGLDLPHVDYIVQYDPPADEPEDYIHHVGRTAPGDKGKATVLLFLLPQELEFLISLRAANIHLTEHQFNNKNVPNLQAHFEKIIGENYFLHQSAQQAYRSYILAYNSHAMKDIFKVHSLSLKDVAASFCFRNPPKVDIGLEGRAMKKVGYNRGLDSRERRKRRRINAANP, encoded by the exons ATGTCGCCGGCAGCCGCGTCCATGGGCTCCGCAGAGCGATCGACGGAGTCGGAGCAAACGGTCTACGATACCGCTGCCGCCGTGGAAACCGGCCAGGAGATGCAGGAGCCGGCCTCGCAGACGGGGGTCGGGAAGCAGGAGACCAGG AGACAAGCTAATACTGAAGGCTTGCAGCTGGGATACAGTGTCGTTCCTAGCGAGAAGAGGTTCCTGGTTCTACACGCTTTCCTGAAGAGGAAACAGTCTAGCAAGAAGGTCATGGTGCTGTTCTCATCACGTAGTTCAGTCAAGTTCCATGCGCAACTTCTGAATTTTCTTCAGATAGAGTGTGCCGATATCCACGAGAAACAAGAGCAGCGCGACCGAACCGCAACGTTCTTCGCCTTCTGCACAGCAGAGAAGGGTATCTTGTTATGCACTAATGTGGCAGCACGTGGACTTGATCTTCCTCATGTG GATTATATTGTGCAATACGATCCTCCAGCAGATGAACCAGAG GATTACATTCATCATGTTGGGCGTACTGCACCTGGTGATAAAGGAAAAGCAACTGTATTGTTATTCTTACTGCCCCAAGAATTAGAGTTTCTTATCTCCTTGAGG GCAGCCAACATTCATCTCACCGAACACCAGTTCAACAACAAGAATGTACCAAATCTGCAAGCACATTTT GAGAAAATCATTGGCGAGAACTACTTCCTACACCAGTCAGCTCAACAAGCCTACAGATCCTACATTCTAGCATACAACTCACACGCAATGAAAGACATCTTTAAGGTTCATAGTCTCAGTTTGAAG GACGTAGCTGCATCATTCTGCTTTAGGAACCCTCCAAAAGTGGACATTGGCCTCGAGGGCAGAGCTATGAAGAAAGTAGGTTATAACAGAGGCCTTGATTCGAGAGAGAGGCGAAAGAGGCGTCGCATCAATGCTGCAAATCCTTAA
- the LOC123158002 gene encoding L-type lectin-domain containing receptor kinase IX.1, translating to MAKITGTAICALFIFFSFTCCLPPLAGSLSFDYPTFRSEDQKAIKIEGNASFSVGHIDISGNNWDVRKSQGRASYSTQPMLLWDGHTGEVASFTTSFSFIIKPKSNSSRGAGMAFFLASYPSSLPTGSSGYYNLGLTNQKDGAVAAGDNRFVAVEFDTSNETEVSDPDTTLDHVGIDINSLKSVKTLPLPNFSLNGNMTATIQYDNISSIMSVTLWLGDGHGPSYSLSSKVDLKSALPELVAVGFSASTGKSVELHQLLSWHFNSLLEGKTATVVAPPVLAPPSSRTSVSGVIAGAVAGASLFLVVFFAMSAFLLRRRQNKKKREAKDEDMYSEGEVVMEMEFGTGPRRFPYRQLTNATRNFAAEEKLGQGGFGAVYRGHLRELGLPVAIKRFSKESSMQGRKEYTSEINVISRLRHRNLVQLVGWCHNHDELLLVYELMPNRSLDIHLHGKGTFLTWAMRMKIVLELGSALLYLHEEWEQCVVHRDIKPSNVMLDESFGAKLGDFGLARLIDHAVGMQTIATGSQQFLASRQDVRSFLGIGNDGKGNELQFAMADFGPPAAAPAAHIAAKGKDPHVDRGYMPSYPVDPAWYMDTGATDHMTNELNKLSTYQPYYEHDQVHTANGVGTGCGARLELLLVGPTTPPVAHVNRPVHVHAPPPALDPSSGAPSTIGMEPVSAPMAGSEPVTERPTSPLPRLASPPSSPPPSTRLSLPPTSPGPIVTHTPPGPTSPSLPSPGPLSSGPSSPEFAGPVSPALVVVAPRRPHMRSHSGIVRPKERTDGTVTYLAACLAHVVDDPNAEPCSYQAAMSIPHWRAAMEQEYHALMQNKTWTLVPPLSRVNIIDSKWVFKVKKHADGSIERYKAHLVAKSFKQRQ from the exons ATGGCCAAGATCACAGGAACAGCCATATGtgctctcttcatcttcttctccttcaCTTGCTGCCTACCTCCTCTTGCTGGATCCTTGTCCTTCGACTACCCAACCTTCCGCTCGGAGGACCAGAAGGCCATCAAGATCGAAGGTAACGCTTCCTTCAGTGTTGGGCACATCGACATTAGCGGCAACAACTGGGACGTCCGTAAGAGCCAGGGGCGGGCGTCGTACAGTACCCAGCCAATGTTGCTGTGGGATGGGCACACAGGCGAGGTGGCTAGCTTCACCACCAGCTTCTCCTTCATCATCAAGCCCAAgtccaacagcagcaggggggctGGCATGGCGTTCTTTCTTGCCAGCTACCCGTCGAGCTTACCGACTGGGTCTTCAGGTTACTACAACCTCGGTCTCACAAACCAAAAAGATGGCGCTGTGGCGGCAGGCGACAACCGGTTCGTGGCGGTGGAATTCGACACCTCCAATGAGACCGAGGTATCAGATCCCGACACCACTTTGGACCACGTTGGCATTGACATCAACTCGTTAAAATCGGTGAAAACATTGCCCCTGCCAAACTTCAGCCTCAATGGAAACATGACTGCCACAATCCAGTATGACAACATTTCAAGTATCATGTCTGTCACACTATGGCTTGGTGATGGCCATGGCCCGAGTTACAGCCTTAGCTCCAAGGTTGATCTCAAGAGCGCATTGCCGGAGCTGGTTGCGGTTGGCTTCTCGGCGTCGACGGGCAAATCCGTTGAGCTGCATCAATTGCTTTCTTGGCACTTCAACTCATTGCTGGAGGGCAAGACGGCAACAGTAGTAGCACCACCGGTATTAGCACCACCCTCCTCGAGAACTTCCGTTTCCGGGGTCATAGCAGGAGCCGTTGCTGGGGCATCGCTGTTCCTCGTGGTGTTCTTCGCCATGTCAGCCTTCTTGCTACGTCGCCgtcagaacaagaagaagagggAGGCAAAGGACGAGGATATGTACTCGGAAGGCGAGGTGGTCATGGAGATGGAGTTTGGGACGGGGCCAAGGAGGTTCCCGTACCGGCAACTCACCAACGCGACACGGAACTTTGCAGCGGAGGAGAAGCTCGGGCAAGGTGGCTTCGGTGCGGTGTACAGAGGCCACCTGAGAGAGCTTGGCCTCCCCGTGGCCATAAAGCGATTCTCCAAGGAGTCATCCATGCAAGGGAGAAAGGAGTACACGTCGGAGATCAATGTCATCAGTCGGCTGCGCCACCGGAATCTGGTGCAGCTTGTCGGCTGGTGCCACAACCACGATGAGCTCCTACTGGTTTACGAGCTCATGCCCAACCGCAGCCTCGACATCCATCTCCACGGCAAGGGCACCTTCTTGACATGGGCAATGAG GATGAAGATAGTCCTCGAGCTTGGCTCTGCACTGCTCTACCTCCACGAGGAATGGGAGCAATGCGTGGTGCACCGGGACATCAAGCCCAGCAACGTGATGCTGGACGAGTCCTTCGGCGCCAAGCTGGGCGACTTCGGGCTCGCGAGGCTCATCGACCATGCCGTCGGGATGCAGACGATTGCTACGGGATCGCAGCAATTCCTTGCGTCACGCCAGGATGTG AGGAgcttccttggcatcggcaacgacgGCAAGGGCAACGAGCTCCAATTTGCGATGGCCGACTTTggtccccccgccgccgccccggctgcccaCATCGCCGCCAAGGGCAAGGACCCGCACGTCGACCGGGGGTACATGCCGTCCTATCCTGTTGATCCAgcatggtacatggacaccggcgcCACCGATCACATGACGAATGAGCTCAACAAACTCTCCACCTACCAGCCCTACTACGAGCACGATCAGGTTCACACCGCCAATGGTGTAG GAACTGGATGTGGAGCTCGCCTGGAACTTCTTCTTGTCGGACCTACTACGCCGCCTGTGGCGCATGTCAATCGACCGGTGCATGTGCATGCACCGCCTCCCGCCCTCGACCCCTCCTCGGGAGCCCCGTCTACCATTGGGATGGAGCCTGTGTCGGCTCCTATGGCTGGGTCGGAGCCCGTGACGGAGCGGCCTACGTCGCCGCTTCCTCGCCTGGCCTCCCCTCCCTCGTCACCCCCGCCATCTACGCGGTTGTCACTGCCGCCCACTTCGCCTGGGCCTATAGTGACTCACACGCCGCCTGGGCCCACGTCGCCCAGTCTGCCGTCTCCCGGCCCGCTGTCATCTGGTCCCTCTTCACCGGAGTTCGCTGGACCGGTCTCGCCTGCTCTGGTGGTCGTTGCTCCGCGGCGTCCACACATGCGCAGTCACAGCGGCATTGTTCGTCCCAAGGAGCGCACCGATGGCACGGTCACATACCTTGCTGCTTGTCTGGCTCATGTTGTGGATGATCCAAACGCCGAACCATGCAGTTATCAAGCCGCTATGAGTATCCCACACTGGAGGGCTGCTATGGAACAGGAATATCATGCTCTTATGCAGAATAAGACCTGGACACTTGTTCCACCTCTGTCTCGTGTCAACATCATCGATTCGAAGTGGGTtttcaaggtgaagaaacatgcaGATGGTTCCATTGAGCGCTACAAAGCACATCTTGTGGCTAAGAGCTTTAAGCAACGTCAGTga